A stretch of Physeter macrocephalus isolate SW-GA chromosome 1, ASM283717v5, whole genome shotgun sequence DNA encodes these proteins:
- the A4GNT gene encoding alpha-1,4-N-acetylglucosaminyltransferase — protein MLMKLQLSLSVILLLTCGFLYQFTLKSSCLFPHLPPYKSQQGLEALLGHGRSIVFLETSERMELSPLVSCAVESAAKVYPEQPVLLLMKGFNNSMQLPPNSTSPALSLLSAIDNVFLFPLDMKSLFEDTPLFSWYTQINSSAERYWLHVSSDASRLAFIWKYGGVYMDTDVISIRPIPEDNFLAAQTSQVSSNGVFGFLPHHPFLWQCMENFVENYNPDIWGYQGPELMTRILRVWCKLRDFQEVSDLKCLNFSFLHPQRFYPISYPVWRRYYEAWDTEPSFNDSYALHLWNYMNKEGRAVVRGSNTLVENLYRKHCPKTYRDLLQGPEGSVTGERGPGNK, from the exons ATGCTGATGAAGCTTCAGCTCTCCCTGTCGGTCATCCTGCTGCTTACCTGTGGCTTCCTCTACCAGTTCACCCTGAAGTCCAGCTGCCTCttcccccacctgcctccctACAAGTCCCAGCAGGGGCTGGAAGCCCTCCTGGGCCATGGGCGCAGCATCGTGTTCCTAGAGACCTCAGAGAGAATGGAGCTATCCCCGCTGGTCTCCTGTGCTGTGGAGTCAGCGGCCAAGGTCTACCCTGAGCAACCTGTGCTGTTACTTATGAAAGGGTTCAACAATTCCATGCAGCTGCCCCCAAACTCCACTTCCCcagccctttccctcctctcaGCAATAGACAatgttttcctcttccctttggaTATGAAAAGCCTGTTTGAAGACACACCGTTGTTTTCGTGGTACACTCAA ATCAACAGCAGCGCAGAGAGATACTGGCTCCATGTCAGTTCAGATGCATCCCGCCTGGCCTTCATCTGGAAGTACGGCGGTGTCTACATGGACACTGATGTCATCTCCATCAGACCCATCCCCGAGGACAACTTTCTGGCTGCGCAGACATCTCAGGTCTCCAGCAATGGGGTGTTTGgattcctcccccaccaccctttCCTGTGGCAGTGCATGGAAAACTTTGTGGAAAATTACAATCCAGATATTTGGGGCTACCAGGGTCCCGAATTGATGACGAGGATTTTGAGAGTATGGTGCAAACTCAGAGACTTCCAGGAGGTGAGCGACCTCAAGTGTTTAAACTTCTCCTTCTTACACCCCCAAAGATTTTACCCCATCTCCTATCCAGTGTGGAGGCGCTACTATGAAGCCTGGGACACAGAGCCGAGCTTCAACGACTCCTAcgcgctgcatctgtggaactaCATGAACAAAGAAGGGAGGGCTGTGGTCAGAGGAAGCAACACACTGGTGGAAAATCTCTACCGTAAGCACTGTCCCAAGACTTACAGGGACCTGCTTCAAGGTCCAGAGGGCTCAGTGACTGGGGAGCGGGGCCCAGGTAACAAATAG